The genomic window GGCCTAGAGGTAGTCGAGGAGCCAGACGTAAGCCCCAGGAGTAGTAGGCTGCTAGAGCCAGGTATGACGCTCTGCCTAGAGCCTAAGCTAGTAGCTCCTGAGTGGGGCGCTAGCTTCGAGGACACGGTGCTCATCGAGGAGGACGGCCCCCGCGTCTTAAGCAAGTCCCCGCGAGAGCTAGTGTGCGTCTAAATGCGTCTAAGAAGCTAAGCGGCA from Candidatus Nezhaarchaeota archaeon includes these protein-coding regions:
- a CDS encoding M24 family metallopeptidase, which gives rise to GLEVVEEPDVSPRSSRLLEPGMTLCLEPKLVAPEWGASFEDTVLIEEDGPRVLSKSPRELVCV